The Mucilaginibacter mallensis genome has a segment encoding these proteins:
- a CDS encoding ABC transporter permease translates to MIKNYLKVALRQLSKQKLYAAIKIGGFAMGIAACLLIGLYIRNEVSYDRSYPDTANIYRVYGVDNDNGKIEKGTDFPAPMGKVLKADLPEVVLSGRLMPNSLFGGAGSNELRRADQMQNSYEQGFTYADQQMLDILQLPMVYGDRKSALKEPLTMVMSKSKADKYFPGQNPIGRVMYLNNDKTKPYTVTGVMQDIPQTSHLHQYDFLLTLSGVAFWPGEQQTWEASNYPDYIQLRPGTNIAQFEKKMTDDIIKNYYLPDLIKGGFKNPEAMLAKFHLKLQRLQDIHLYSYDIQEDGYTHGDIRFVWLFGAIAGFILIIACINFVNLSTAKSANRAKEVGLRKVVGSRRSSLIYQFLSESLVYSFFSFGIGILLAWLLLPYFSVLASKSLSMPWLAWWFIPVMLISAAIVGVVAGLYPAFYLSGFKPSQVLKGSISNGSKSSTLRNSLVVFQFAASIILLISTFVIYNQVHYILNKKVGFDKDQVIVIQGTNTLDNTVKDFKTELLKLSTVKNVTISDFLPIAGTKRNGNTFYNDDKTKGETGIFSQSWTVDGDYIKTMGMKIVAGRDFSPSMPTDSAGVIINQAMAKQLHLKDPIGKRITNGNGTFPIIGVVQDFNFESMHDNIGPLVFHLGISPSIVSVKVAGMDVKNTISNITSVWKKFSPDQTIRYTFMDEQFANMYADVQRTGYIFTSFAVLAIIIACLGLFALSAFMAEQRSKEIGIRKVLGASVSGITALLSIDFIKLVFIAIVIASPIAWWAMNKWLQEFAYRISIQWWMLAVAAFAAIIIALVTISFQSIKAAIANPIKSLRSE, encoded by the coding sequence ATGATTAAAAACTATTTAAAGGTAGCACTCAGGCAATTAAGCAAACAAAAGTTGTATGCCGCTATCAAAATTGGTGGTTTTGCAATGGGCATTGCCGCCTGTTTATTAATTGGTTTATACATCAGGAACGAGGTGAGTTATGATCGCTCATACCCTGATACTGCCAATATTTACCGTGTTTATGGTGTAGATAATGATAATGGTAAGATAGAAAAGGGCACTGACTTCCCGGCGCCAATGGGTAAGGTTTTAAAAGCCGATCTGCCTGAAGTGGTATTATCGGGCCGTTTAATGCCTAACTCGCTTTTTGGGGGAGCTGGCAGTAATGAATTGCGCCGTGCCGATCAAATGCAGAATAGCTATGAGCAGGGCTTTACCTATGCTGATCAGCAAATGCTGGATATATTACAACTACCTATGGTTTATGGCGACAGAAAAAGCGCGCTTAAAGAGCCGTTGACCATGGTGATGTCAAAAAGTAAGGCCGACAAATATTTCCCCGGTCAAAATCCCATAGGCAGGGTAATGTACCTCAACAATGATAAAACCAAGCCTTATACGGTTACCGGCGTTATGCAGGATATCCCCCAAACATCGCACCTGCATCAATATGATTTTTTATTAACGCTTAGCGGCGTTGCATTCTGGCCCGGCGAGCAACAAACCTGGGAGGCTAGTAATTATCCTGATTATATTCAATTACGCCCTGGAACAAATATCGCTCAATTTGAAAAAAAGATGACTGACGATATTATTAAGAATTATTACCTGCCTGATCTGATTAAAGGTGGCTTTAAGAATCCGGAAGCCATGCTTGCAAAATTCCACCTCAAATTGCAGAGACTTCAGGATATTCATTTATACTCTTATGATATTCAGGAAGATGGGTATACACACGGTGATATACGTTTCGTGTGGCTGTTTGGAGCCATAGCGGGCTTTATTTTGATCATCGCATGCATTAATTTTGTTAATCTTTCAACAGCTAAATCAGCTAACCGGGCAAAAGAAGTTGGTTTAAGAAAAGTGGTAGGCTCACGCCGTAGCAGCCTCATCTACCAGTTTTTATCTGAATCGCTGGTTTACAGTTTCTTTTCGTTTGGTATTGGTATTTTGCTTGCATGGCTGTTATTGCCATATTTTAGTGTGCTGGCCTCAAAATCATTATCGATGCCGTGGCTGGCGTGGTGGTTCATACCGGTTATGCTCATATCAGCAGCCATTGTTGGTGTGGTGGCTGGTTTGTACCCTGCATTTTATCTTTCAGGCTTCAAACCTTCACAGGTACTAAAGGGCAGTATCAGCAATGGCAGTAAAAGTTCAACATTAAGAAACAGCCTGGTTGTTTTTCAGTTTGCCGCATCAATTATCTTGCTCATCAGCACATTTGTTATCTATAACCAGGTGCATTATATTCTCAATAAAAAGGTAGGGTTTGATAAGGATCAGGTAATAGTTATACAAGGCACCAATACTTTGGATAATACTGTGAAAGATTTTAAAACTGAGTTGTTAAAGCTATCAACAGTAAAAAATGTAACCATTAGTGATTTTCTGCCTATAGCAGGCACTAAACGCAATGGCAATACTTTTTATAACGATGACAAAACAAAGGGAGAGACAGGTATCTTCAGTCAATCGTGGACGGTTGATGGTGACTATATCAAAACCATGGGCATGAAAATAGTCGCCGGGCGCGATTTTTCTCCAAGCATGCCTACTGATTCTGCCGGGGTTATCATTAACCAGGCTATGGCTAAACAGCTGCATTTAAAAGACCCGATAGGTAAACGCATTACCAATGGTAATGGTACATTCCCTATAATTGGTGTGGTGCAGGATTTTAATTTTGAATCGATGCATGATAATATTGGTCCGCTGGTGTTCCATCTAGGGATCAGTCCATCCATCGTATCAGTGAAAGTGGCCGGTATGGATGTAAAGAACACCATTAGCAACATTACCTCGGTTTGGAAAAAGTTTTCGCCCGATCAAACCATCAGGTACACGTTTATGGATGAGCAATTTGCCAACATGTATGCCGACGTGCAGCGTACAGGCTACATATTTACCAGCTTTGCTGTATTGGCCATCATCATCGCCTGCCTTGGTTTATTTGCGCTTTCAGCTTTTATGGCCGAGCAGCGGAGCAAAGAAATCGGTATCCGCAAAGTATTGGGCGCAAGCGTAAGCGGTATAACAGCCCTTTTATCCATAGATTTTATAAAACTGGTATTTATAGCCATAGTTATTGCCTCGCCGATAGCCTGGTGGGCCATGAACAAATGGCTGCAGGAATTTGCGTACCGCATAAGCATACAATGGTGGATGCTGGCAGTAGCAGCCTTTGCCGCAATAATAATTGCCCTGGTTACCATAAGTTTTCAATCAATTAAAGCAGCAATTGCCAATCCGATAAAAAGTTTGCGTTCCGAATGA
- a CDS encoding ABC transporter permease, whose amino-acid sequence MIRNYIKTAYRSLTKNKAYSFLNIFGLAIGIACAALIFLWVEDEVNFDAVNIKKDRLYMVEENQQYDTYVFTESSTPGLMGPAMNTELPGVANTCRSTEGGTTLLFGNGDKAVFATGIYAEPSLFSMFTLPFVQGNATSVFSQVHSIVITEKAAKKFFGNNKDVIGKTIRVDNKQDYAVSGVIKDIPANSSVQFEWVMPFKIYFDQSPWLTSWGNQSVTTYVELKPGVSPQTVNKQLYGYIQKRVPTALGHAFLFSMNDWHLRDDFKDGKMTGGGQIEYVHLFTVIAWIILFIACINFMNLATARSEKRAREVGVRKVLGAGKNLLVMQFIGEAIFMAVIAALVSVFIIILVLPAFNMLVQKQLTLGLGNPMHIIALLLITLICGLVAGSYPSFYLSSFNPVSVLKGVKLKTGGAAFIRKGLVVMQFSVSIVLIISTIIVYQQIQHVKSRQLGFNKDNLIEIPLQGDMGKNFNVIKQDLLNTNYIANAALADHSLIYGGNNTSGLTWDGKPATSKVLISQRYISPEFMETTGLKVLEGRNLTASDTARPIRMIITQSLAKLMGKGSAIGKRIHGEQDTTSAVVVGVVNDYVYGNMYNKQPDPVMFFSASPQGETVMYVHVKKQADIEKSIAAIQGVLKKDNPAYPFDYRFVDDQFNQMFLTEMLVSKLSQVFATLAIIISCMGLFGLAAYTAERRTKEIGIRKVLGASVSGIATLLSKDFLQLVIISCAVSFPLAYWVMQKWLKGYDYRIGINWWVFVIAGVSAIIIAVVTVSFQSVKAAVANPVKSLRSE is encoded by the coding sequence ATGATAAGAAACTACATAAAAACAGCTTACCGCAGCCTTACCAAAAATAAGGCTTATAGCTTTTTGAATATTTTCGGTTTGGCAATAGGTATTGCCTGCGCTGCGCTCATTTTCTTATGGGTAGAGGATGAGGTTAATTTTGATGCGGTAAATATTAAAAAAGACAGGTTGTACATGGTGGAGGAAAACCAGCAGTATGATACTTATGTGTTTACCGAATCATCAACCCCCGGCCTAATGGGTCCGGCTATGAATACCGAATTACCCGGCGTTGCCAATACCTGCCGCAGCACCGAAGGCGGAACAACTTTATTATTTGGTAACGGTGATAAAGCTGTTTTTGCAACCGGTATATATGCAGAACCGTCACTATTCAGCATGTTTACCCTGCCCTTTGTGCAGGGTAATGCGACTTCGGTTTTCTCACAGGTGCATTCAATAGTCATCACCGAAAAAGCAGCTAAAAAGTTTTTTGGTAACAATAAGGATGTCATCGGTAAAACCATCAGGGTTGATAATAAGCAGGATTATGCCGTAAGCGGTGTTATAAAAGATATCCCGGCAAACTCAAGCGTGCAGTTTGAATGGGTAATGCCATTTAAAATCTACTTTGATCAAAGTCCGTGGTTAACCAGTTGGGGTAATCAATCCGTAACAACTTATGTGGAGTTGAAACCCGGTGTAAGCCCGCAAACGGTTAATAAACAGCTTTACGGTTATATACAGAAACGGGTGCCTACAGCATTGGGTCATGCCTTTTTATTTAGTATGAACGACTGGCATTTGCGCGATGATTTTAAAGATGGTAAAATGACCGGTGGCGGGCAGATCGAATATGTTCACCTGTTTACCGTCATCGCGTGGATTATCCTGTTCATTGCCTGTATCAACTTCATGAACCTGGCCACAGCCCGCAGCGAAAAACGTGCCCGTGAGGTAGGGGTACGTAAAGTATTAGGCGCCGGTAAAAACCTGCTCGTCATGCAGTTCATCGGCGAAGCCATATTTATGGCAGTTATAGCCGCGCTGGTATCGGTATTTATTATCATACTTGTTTTACCAGCCTTTAATATGCTGGTGCAAAAACAGCTTACGTTAGGTTTGGGTAATCCAATGCATATTATTGCCTTATTGCTGATTACCCTGATATGCGGATTGGTTGCTGGCAGCTACCCATCGTTCTACTTATCATCATTTAACCCGGTATCGGTACTTAAAGGGGTGAAGCTAAAAACCGGTGGTGCGGCATTTATTCGTAAGGGTTTGGTGGTGATGCAGTTCAGTGTTTCAATTGTGCTCATCATCAGTACTATAATTGTTTATCAGCAAATACAGCATGTTAAAAGCAGGCAGTTAGGTTTTAATAAGGATAATCTTATAGAAATTCCGTTGCAGGGCGATATGGGTAAAAACTTCAATGTAATTAAGCAGGACCTGCTTAATACCAATTATATCGCTAATGCAGCGCTGGCCGATCATTCATTGATCTATGGCGGGAACAATACATCCGGACTTACCTGGGATGGCAAACCAGCGACCTCAAAAGTGCTCATATCGCAACGCTATATATCGCCTGAATTTATGGAAACAACGGGCTTAAAGGTATTAGAAGGAAGAAATCTAACGGCGAGCGATACCGCAAGGCCAATCCGCATGATCATTACCCAATCGCTGGCGAAGCTAATGGGCAAAGGCAGCGCTATAGGCAAAAGGATCCATGGTGAACAGGATACAACATCGGCAGTAGTAGTTGGCGTGGTAAATGATTATGTATATGGTAACATGTACAACAAGCAACCCGATCCCGTAATGTTTTTCAGCGCCTCACCTCAGGGTGAAACAGTAATGTATGTGCATGTTAAAAAGCAGGCCGATATTGAAAAATCAATAGCAGCAATACAAGGTGTTTTGAAAAAGGATAACCCCGCTTACCCGTTTGATTACCGCTTTGTTGATGATCAGTTTAACCAGATGTTTTTAACGGAGATGCTGGTGAGCAAGCTATCGCAGGTATTTGCTACGTTGGCAATCATCATCTCCTGCATGGGTTTGTTTGGCTTAGCAGCTTATACAGCCGAACGTCGTACAAAAGAGATAGGCATCCGCAAAGTGCTGGGTGCAAGTGTATCAGGAATAGCCACTTTGCTTTCAAAGGACTTTTTACAACTGGTGATCATATCGTGTGCGGTATCATTTCCGCTTGCCTACTGGGTAATGCAAAAATGGCTTAAAGGTTATGATTACCGCATCGGCATAAACTGGTGGGTATTTGTAATTGCTGGTGTATCAGCTATAATAATTGCGGTGGTTACGGTTAGCTTTCAATCTGTAAAAGCAGCGGTAGCAAATCCGGTTAAAAGTTTAAGATCGGAATAG
- a CDS encoding ABC transporter permease: MIKNYIKTAFRSLTKNKGFTAINVLGLALGLATCLLIVFYVFDELSYDRYNVNADRIFRVNEAIKFGGADNKYAVSPAPMAAAMKSDFPEIDEIARLRDRGGFQVKKGTQNIQENTMIYADPAIFKIFTLPAINGNPVAGLKEPHSIVITERAAKKYFNSTNVVGQMMTFNDTALYKITAVIYNVPKQSHFNYDFFISMSTLDQSRDDSWFSSNFNTYLLLRPGADYKNLQSKFDQFFKTHAGPQLQSILHLTFDKFEQGGNFFRLTLIPLTKIHLQSNMVGELGMNGNMQYVYMFSAIAIFILLIACVNFMNLSTARSANRAREVGVRKVLGSPRKYLIFQFLAESIMVTLAGAVIAVIAAWLLLPLFNNMADKDLVITRQILVWLIPTLLLIIVFIGVLAGSYPAFFLSGFQPIQVLKGKLSAGFKGGNLRSFLVVFQFAISIFLIIGTLVIYNQLKYIQNKDLGFNRNHAFTIWDVYTLGNKASSFKEEIKQLPGVQNATLTGALPTTNYGNSSTVFKGPVADQKNGVLLTEWYADEDYVPTLGLKIIAGRNFSHQMATDTDAVLINEAAVKMLGYADPLNHVIYDPQDEKAMKLKPYHIIGVMKDFNYQSLRNNVAPMVLFSGHDLGGLTIRSSNTADITALLSRVKAKWAQFSPNQTLNYSFMDQDFDKMYRSEQRVGGIAIAFTSLAIIIACLGLFGLAAYAAEQRTKEIGIRKVLGASMSTIVGMLSRDFIKLVLISIVIASPFAWYFMNRWFLQGFAYRQNIQWWVFALAGVAAILIAFVTISFQSIKAALTNPVKSLRSE; the protein is encoded by the coding sequence ATGATAAAAAACTATATAAAAACCGCTTTCCGTTCCCTTACCAAAAACAAGGGTTTTACAGCAATAAATGTTTTGGGCCTGGCTTTAGGCCTGGCTACTTGTTTGCTGATCGTTTTTTATGTTTTTGATGAGTTAAGTTATGACAGGTATAATGTAAATGCCGATAGGATCTTCCGTGTAAACGAGGCCATAAAATTTGGCGGTGCCGATAACAAATATGCAGTATCACCAGCCCCTATGGCTGCTGCTATGAAAAGCGATTTTCCGGAGATAGATGAAATTGCAAGGCTCAGGGATCGTGGTGGTTTTCAGGTAAAAAAAGGTACGCAGAATATACAGGAGAACACCATGATATATGCTGACCCTGCGATCTTTAAAATATTTACACTGCCTGCTATAAATGGCAACCCGGTTGCTGGTTTGAAAGAACCGCACAGTATTGTAATAACCGAACGCGCCGCTAAAAAGTACTTTAACAGCACCAATGTAGTAGGGCAGATGATGACTTTTAATGATACTGCGCTTTACAAAATAACCGCTGTAATATACAATGTGCCAAAACAATCGCATTTTAATTATGACTTTTTTATCTCCATGTCGACTCTTGATCAAAGCAGGGACGATTCATGGTTCAGCAGTAATTTTAACACCTATTTATTGCTGAGGCCGGGAGCAGATTATAAAAATCTTCAATCAAAATTTGATCAGTTTTTCAAAACTCATGCAGGCCCGCAATTGCAAAGCATCCTGCATTTAACTTTTGATAAGTTTGAGCAGGGAGGTAACTTTTTCAGGCTTACGCTTATCCCGCTTACCAAAATTCACCTGCAATCAAATATGGTAGGCGAACTGGGTATGAACGGTAATATGCAATACGTATATATGTTTTCGGCAATAGCCATATTTATATTGCTGATAGCCTGTGTAAACTTCATGAACCTGTCAACCGCACGCTCCGCAAACCGCGCCCGTGAGGTTGGGGTAAGAAAAGTATTGGGCTCACCGCGTAAATACCTGATTTTCCAGTTCCTGGCCGAATCAATAATGGTTACACTGGCTGGTGCAGTAATTGCGGTAATTGCGGCATGGCTCTTATTACCATTATTTAATAATATGGCTGATAAAGACTTAGTCATTACCCGTCAAATATTAGTGTGGTTAATACCAACCTTGTTACTTATTATAGTGTTTATTGGGGTACTGGCAGGTTCATATCCGGCATTCTTTCTGTCAGGTTTTCAGCCGATACAGGTGCTTAAGGGCAAACTATCAGCAGGTTTTAAGGGTGGAAACTTACGCAGCTTTTTGGTGGTGTTCCAGTTTGCAATTTCCATATTCCTTATCATCGGCACACTGGTTATTTATAACCAGCTAAAATATATCCAAAATAAAGATCTCGGCTTTAACCGCAATCATGCATTTACTATTTGGGATGTATATACATTGGGCAACAAGGCCAGTAGTTTTAAAGAAGAAATAAAGCAATTACCGGGTGTGCAAAATGCTACGCTTACCGGTGCTTTGCCTACAACCAATTATGGTAATAGTTCAACAGTATTTAAAGGTCCGGTTGCAGATCAGAAAAATGGCGTATTATTAACTGAATGGTATGCCGATGAGGATTATGTGCCGACACTGGGATTGAAAATAATAGCAGGCAGAAACTTTTCACACCAAATGGCTACTGACACTGATGCCGTACTTATTAACGAGGCTGCTGTTAAAATGCTTGGTTATGCTGATCCGCTAAACCATGTGATCTATGATCCACAGGATGAAAAGGCTATGAAATTAAAGCCATACCACATTATTGGGGTAATGAAAGATTTTAATTATCAATCACTGAGAAATAATGTAGCGCCCATGGTGCTTTTTAGCGGGCATGACCTGGGTGGTTTAACCATTCGTTCATCAAATACAGCTGATATTACTGCATTGCTAAGCCGGGTAAAAGCTAAGTGGGCGCAATTCTCGCCAAATCAAACCTTGAATTATTCCTTTATGGATCAGGATTTTGATAAAATGTACCGCTCTGAGCAGCGCGTTGGGGGCATTGCCATAGCATTTACCTCACTGGCTATCATTATTGCCTGCCTGGGCTTGTTCGGCTTAGCTGCCTATGCTGCCGAACAACGTACCAAAGAGATAGGCATCCGCAAGGTATTAGGCGCAAGCATGTCAACTATAGTTGGGATGTTATCCCGTGATTTTATAAAGCTGGTGCTGATCTCTATAGTTATAGCCTCGCCATTTGCTTGGTATTTTATGAACAGGTGGTTTTTGCAAGGGTTTGCCTACCGCCAGAATATACAGTGGTGGGTTTTCGCACTGGCAGGCGTTGCCGCAATACTTATAGCATTTGTTACTATCAGTTTTCAATCAATAAAAGCAGCATTAACAAACCCGGTTAAAAGTTTGCGGTCGGAATAA